The window CTCGACTTTTTggatttttattctttatttttaaaaattcaatCTCTTGAAATGTTTTGTGTCTCATGACAGGGCAAAAACCAGCGACTGCTAACCTCCACCtgtagctccagctccagctccggcagCAACGCCACCGTCGGCAGGGACCTCCATCTCTCCCCCAACTCCTGCTTTACTCTTCCTCGACTCCAAACAACTCTTCCTCATCTCTTTAGAAGTTAATTTGTTTTCACCGTAGCCGTCGAGCATCATTCAGCTGCACCGCACCTTGTCCTTCAAATTCCTGTTAGCGCCATCTCCCACATCCTTCTCTGGTCCACGCTTCACAGCTTAGTCATATCTCATTTTCTCATCTAAACTGTTTACATCCGACATCCTGACATTCTTTTAAGAGCACATTTAAAGACACACCAGCGCTTTAAACCTCGGCCACACCTCAACAACAGCCTGTTGCCTGTTCTTTCTTGCAGCTTTAATATGTTTTGCAGTTTGGACATCCTGTCACGCTTTTTTGCAAATATGAATTTAAGACTGAAAATCCGGGCTATGCATTGCCAATTTGTAATGGTCTtcatatgtttatttttaaataccATTTTCAGATGCACAAGTAAAAATGTTCTATTTTTTATAAGAGATTACTTGAAGTTTTCCACATTGATGACTGGAGGTTGTTTCTGCCTCCACCCACAAGAGAAAGCCAGTGGCATGTAAAGTTTTCATGATGTACATAGTGTTCtttttaaaaagtgtaaaaagacatatttttgcttgtaaaaaaacaaaaacatgacaatgtTACACATTTGAATTTAGTAGAATGTCTTTTGAAATTAATTGGTCTTAAGTTTTTTTCTCCTCTAGAGTGTAAACTATAAATAAAAGATCCCATCTCTTATCTAGTTTACGTACAAACTTGTCTCTGTGCTTCTTCTGGCAGCTGAACCACCAGTCTGCATGCTGAGTTGTAATTAGGAGGACCACAGAATCGTGTTGCTTGGGGGGGGGTTTAAATGAATGAGGAGACTGACAGTAAATAGATGTCATTTCTTTACTTCCAGTTTAGCTAATTAAACGACAGGCGAGCGTGACGTCAGCTCATTAAGGCCCTGTCCAGGTCTAGGAGAACCCCAGAGGAAATGTGAGTCTCACATCATCTAAGCTCTCATCAGTTCAGCGCCATCAACAACACAACATTTTATACAAACGTTTTCCCTCCTtctttttaaagtgtttttagacattttattaCAGATGAAATGTCTTCTCAGCAAGATTTTTTTCTGAAAGTGACTGATCTGTCAGATGcctaaaaaaatgttttcatgtgtgagacatttttaaaatgtaaaaatgttcaAACAAATAGTACCCGACTTGATGTTACATCTATTTAAAAAGACTAAGTAGCATACAATAAATTAATATCATTCATCTAAAACTGCTTCATTTCTTTTAGTAACTAATTCACATTTTACAGCTAAAGTTTTAAGACAGCAGGATATTTATTATCCCCACAACCGCACTGCAAAGGAACCACACAATACAatgacacaggcaggagggaaACCTCACACTTGGCAAACTGCAAGTATCCTGTCTTGTTGCCAGAACTGTGTGAGTTGTAGTAATGTGTTGTAGAAAGGAATCTAATTACAGACAGGAGGGACTACCAGGAACACGACATGGCTCCAAGCCAAAGCACTTTCAGTTATGTGGGAGGAGGCAAGGTCCAGTGAAAGTAAACCTATCACTATTTATCATCTTAGATAAATTCACACTCGATTCCTGCTGGAACAGCCTTTTATTGGAAAAACATTCAAATCCTGTAATTCCTGGAACTACATTGTGTGGACATGTGGGGCCAATTCCTGTAGACGTTTGTATAAAGAAAGACTCATCAAAGAAACTGCAGCAGATTTGAAAAGTGTGTGAAGGTTCATATGGCATCAACAATAATACACCGTTAACGGTGTAGATGTGATCCCAGTCAGCACTAAAACAGGCTTAAAACAGTGCAGGGGGGATTCCGCTGCCAAAGAGAAGACTCCATGATGCTGGGACTTTCCATTTGTTGGGTTCTTGACTCTGAAACAagtcaaacaaataaaaggatTTGTAGATTGTGAACTCTGAACAGGCTTTTGCAAATGCAAACGTTACTTCCTCGGGTCGGTCACTAACTGGATTGTccagcagatggagccagtCGTTGAGCTGGTTGACGAGGGTGAAGGCGTCTGGGATGTTGTCGCCTTCTgaacagaagaggagcagcacgGCCAGCGGTAGATCCTCTGCACAACTAAACGCAACATCATTAAAGAAAGAAATCCGTCAGTGACATATAAAGTGTATTCTCATGAGGACACTTTTCATTCAACGTGACGTTGACCAGACCGATGCTGCTCTCTGTCTCTACCTGTCTGTGTAGAGACCCTTGGTGATGCCTCCTCCGGGGATGTAGAGGCGCGGCTCTGCGTTGGCATCGGTCAGACCCGGGAAGGCTGCCACTCGCTCCATCTCCCTCCAGCCCAGCTCCTTCAGGGCCTCTGCACTCACCTTCAGCAGGGATGGAGTGAGCAGGTACCTGAGGGGAGCACTAGAGCCGACACACGTTCGTTAAGGGCTTTTAAGTCGTCAAACTGAAGGAATGAAGGGTTTCGGCGAGGCCCagtgttgatgttgatgttgacgAACCCCTGCAGCTGCTTGTCGTCCCTCTGGTAGGCGTGACTGCTAGACAGCACCACAGTCCTAGAGAACCCGCTGGCTTTGATCCAAGACACGATCAGCTGGCGAAACCGTTTAGATTTGTTCTGCAGTTACAGCAAAAATTGCATTGTGACGCTTCCACTGACATGTGCAGCTCACAGTTTGTTTTGAATGACGAGTTAAATACATGAATAACAGTGGATTCACCTGAATAATTGGGGCTCTGATCTGAAGAACTGCCAACTTCAGCTCTGGTGCTGTGTAAACTGTGGATTACAAGAACAAAGGAGTTGAGTTTTCCACATGTTCACTCACGTCCAATAAACAGAACATTTCGTCTCCACCAACGCACCTTCTGCAGGCGTGTGCATCTCCTCAGCATCTCCTTTGCAGGTGGGATACGGGTTGTTCCCAGCCATCGGGATCAGACAGTCCGTGTGTATGTGTCCCACTGTGCTCATGTGAAGCGTGGACACGATGAGGTCCACCGCCAGCTGACCCACGTTACCGACAGCCACCGCTGGCTGTGCGCGCAGCAAACAACGAGCAGAGACGTCACTGTTACTTTAGTAAAGGCCGTGCACGTGAATTCATTCACTCGtacaaatgagaaaaacaaacgtCAAAATCAGTTTCTTTTGATCGGTTCACGCGTCCACGTACATTCAGACGACTGCGAAGTAACTGGTTATATTACAGATGTTCGCCTCTAAGTGAAACCACACGGTCCAAATGTGCCACTCACCATGACGAGGGTGAAATCTTTGAAGGAGGGCGACGAGTTCTCCAAAGCTATGAACATGATGCCGTTTAGACAGAGGAGTCACCGACGCAATAAGAGTTAAATCACTTTATGTTACACAAAACTTAATCCTGACAGCTTTCACTTTGGCTGCGGACCTTCTGATCGATTATTCTGTGTCGATTGTTGATGACTGTACTAGTTTGTCGTCCGCTTTGTGCCTGAAtagaatataatatattattatattattttgggAAAAACGTTTCGTTTTTCCACAGTGACTGTAACAGTACTACTATTTTTGGAGGGTTTTTGGAGCACAATTTGAAGCCATTCAGTTTTAATCAGGCACATAAAAAGTCGACCACAAAGATTTTCTGCGCAGTAGAGatctgcaacacaaacagtcGTGAAAATTACCAGAGAAATGTACGTGTCAAGGAATTAAAACGAAAAGCCAGGTGGAAAGTTTGAAGTAGCTTTATTACTTATCTTATTTTAGGTTAAACGTCATTTTAAATTCATTCTTGATATGTAAGAGTTTTTTCTTACAGCAATTCTAAGCAAACATTGTCTCAAAATACCAACATAACTCTACATGAAGGCAGATATTATTTTGCTGTGACTTCATTGGGAACCACTTGGCCCTGTATCACAGCCAGAGCGCTGTCCGCCATCATCTGGACCATGCGTCGTGTTGTGGCGTAGGTGTGGGTGCCGACGTGGGGTGTGATCAGCACATtagggaggctgagaagaggATGATCCCTGCACAGGACGGAGCACGCGAGGCGTTAGCAAAGAGCTGACTGGGATCCAGCCAGGGTCCAGTCCTgctgggtcagtgtgtgtgttgccgaCCTTGGTAGCGGTTCAGGGTGAGTCACGTCCAAAGCCGCGGCCCGGATGCTCCCACACAGCAGGGCTTTAACCAACGCGTCCTGGTCCACCACCAGCCCTGAAACAGCAGAGCCACAGTGAAGACGCCGCTTCCCTCACGTGGTCTAAGGCGACGCCGTCCCACCTCTGCTGACGTTGACCAGCGTTGCCGTGGGCTTCATGAGCAACAGCTCTCGGTGGCCGATCAGGCCCGTGGTCTCCGGCGT is drawn from Betta splendens chromosome 11, fBetSpl5.4, whole genome shotgun sequence and contains these coding sequences:
- the psmg2 gene encoding proteasome assembly chaperone 2; this translates as MFIALENSSPSFKDFTLVMPAVAVGNVGQLAVDLIVSTLHMSTVGHIHTDCLIPMAGNNPYPTCKGDAEEMHTPAEVYTAPELKLAVLQIRAPIIQNKSKRFRQLIVSWIKASGFSRTVVLSSSHAYQRDDKQLQGAPLRYLLTPSLLKVSAEALKELGWREMERVAAFPGLTDANAEPRLYIPGGGITKGLYTDSCAEDLPLAVLLLFCSEGDNIPDAFTLVNQLNDWLHLLDNPSQEPNKWKVPASWSLLFGSGIPPALF